The nucleotide window aaggaaaaagaagattgaggatatcaagaaaaaagaaaaaaaaaaaccattaaagaaaaagaacccCAGCCATGATACCGTTATCCATGCACGCTCAACATAAACAAAGGAATTCAGAACCCAATGACGCTCGTAACACCGCTAATAGACTGTCGCTCCAAAGGGTGCTGTTTCTTTCAAATCCTCGACCAGATCCTCCACATTGTTCAAATACCGGCCCAATAATGCTTGCTTCTCGTCAGTCGTACGTGTATCCCGATGCGCCTTTCCGCCGCTGTGGGCACCGGGGACATTAACACTCCGGGAGACCGGGGAAACACCAAGTTTACTTGGACTCCGTTGATGTCCAAGGACTGCCGTATTGGGCGCGCTCGCTGCGCTAGTGGGGATCATCGGTGTTTCCGGCATCAGGTAGAAGTACAGAAATTCGACGAGTTTGAGCTTGACTTCACGAGATGTTGCACGTTGCTTGAAAAGCGAGGTCACCGTAAGCAGTCCGTCAAGTTCCTCGAAAGTGCGCGTGTTGGCGGGGTGGTCCAATAGAGCCGTGACCAAGGTGAGAAGGGTCGCAGACTGGATGGCGGGGCAGTTGATTGGATCGAGGAGGTCCAGCAGTAGGTTCATGTAGATTTCGCGCGCGAACAGTGTGCGCgatggagggtggaggaggagcacgCCCTGTATCAGATCGAGTGTGGAGACGATGAGAAGGTCATTGGTGCCATTGCTCCCCCGCCCAAGCAGGTGTTCGAGACATGTCACCAAGCGCATTGCGACTGGTTGCAGTGCATTAGTGTTGGGGACTCACATAATCGTTGAGTCGGCGGATAGCGACACTTACCATTCCATTGAAACCCTTCCTGAAGTTTGAAAAATTCCCTGAAGGCCGGATCATCTCGAAGCTCGGCCAAAGACTTGGGCACCGGTTGCGGAGCCCCAAACGACAAAAGAGAACGGCGTTTGTCAGACGCCGGGCGTTTCGTCTTGGATAAACAGATCTGTGCGAGGAGCCCTTCGACCTGCCGCAGCCCTTTGCGAACTTTGCTTGGTTCGTAAGAGGAAAGGTAGTCGAACGAGTGTGCCAGCAAAGCCTCCATGAGTAATACAAGAAGGGCAGAGATGATGAGTAGCACGGCTATTTCCAGAAATAACAGGGAAATAAGGAACTAGGTTGCAGGTGAAGGAAAACGGGGgttgaaaaagaaaaagacgggCCGTGATCTGTCAGTCGCAAAGGACCCTGGGCCAAGAGATACGGCGCTATCTATATGTAGTACCTTAACTTAGAGAGAGGAGCCAGAAAAATAATCGAACACGGCTGAGCCCAGGCGCTTGGAAAATGGGGGCCTTAATTAAAGGCTACAATGATTGGTGAGCGATAGTCGGTGGGCTCGATCAACTAGCGAAGAAATAGTTGTTGTCATCGTGTGAAGCTGATCGAGCCGATTTAGACTCGGTCACTGGCCAGCCTTAGTGACTGCAGCTCCCCCACATCCGACACAAACACCCGATGGTTGTCCCGGAGACGCACGATCGTGTTCCAATAGGCGTGCTACATTCGACGCCATGAAGAACAGGATCTCCTTGATAGCCTTCAGCTAATGATGTCAAGAAAGGGGATCCATTTTTCAGCTACGCCACCAAGTCAATCCCTGGCCAAGATAAAGGCCTGATGGTTATCATGCCGTCACCCGTTGGGTTGCAAGAGTTTCTTGAAGAAGTCGGTCAGTATGAGAACCAACACGGAAGCAGTCTCCAGAGCATGGAATGGGTGTTTACCGGCCCACCGACCGTGCCCACGACAACTACGAGTACTTGCTGCTCGTGGCTGGTGCAACCACTCAAACGTCACCATCCCTTGCAGGCGGTAGAATTGAAAATTCCGTCACACTCGTCACACTAGGAATCACACAGGAGGGGGGGAGTTTGGTGTAACTTtaggaaagagaggggaagtgagGGAGGGAGCATTCCCAGCTGTCACCGGATCGGAGTTTCCCAGTTTCGCCGACACGTGAGTCATGTGACCTCAACAGGAGAAAGCGAACGGCAATGCATGTGATGCTCCTCGTCATTTGGCCGATTTCCCCGCAGCAGAAGCTCTCTTGAGAGAGCCTTGTGCAGCCTGCAAGATACCCTCTCAACTTGGTTACTTTTGCCTTCATTCTTATGGGACACGGACCTTACTTATTGCGGCTGTGCCCTTCTTCCTGATTACCTGTAAGATGGGCTTGCTCActcctcccctttctcaCGGTTGCCTGGCTGTTACAGCATTGCCCGCTCGCCAAaaacctccccctctctgTTCGTGACGAGACCCAGCAATCACCCCGTAAAACACGCAAGCGATTAACACTCAAACCATGTCTGCAGGACCGGTTCCTGAAATCTCTGCTAGCGGACCTCCTCACCCCGAATTGTATTCTCTTGCAGGTAGTTCAATTGACGGCACAGGCGCAGCTAGCCTGGGGAAGCCAGATCTCCTGGTGAGTCCCGCCATGGATCACGCAAGCTCAAACGATGATGGGCTCGCCACAAACACGAACCACTCCCGCATGCACAATCGTAATCGCTCCAGCGTCGATGGCACCAAATACAAAGATGGACAATGGTCGCCTGAAAATGAGAGAATTGTTATGGGGCCGTACGACTATATGCTACAGCACCCCGGCAAGGACATACGGCGGCAGCTCATCAACGCCTTCAATATGTGGTTAAAGGTACCTCCGGAGAGCCTTTCGATCATCACAAAGGTGGTGGCCATGCTTCATACTGCATCGTTACTGTAAGCTCTCTACATCATGCCTCGGTTTAGTCTGGACACCTACCTGACTTATGGCGTATGAGCCAggatcgatgatgtcgaagacAACTCCATTTTGCGACGAGGTATCCCAGTAGCCCATAACATATACGGCACCGCGCAGACCATCAACTCTGCGAATTATGTGTATTTCCTCGCTCTGCAAGAGGTGCAGAAGTTGAACAACCCCGCTGCGATTGACATCTATGTTCAAGAGTTACTGAACCTACACCGCGGTCAAGGAATGGATCTCTTCTGGCGAGATACCTTGACTTGCCCCAGCGAGGACGAATATTTGGAGATGGTCGGCAACAAAACTGGTGGTTTGTTCCGACTTGCAGTGAAATTAATGCAGGCCGAAAGTAGCTCCGGCAAGGACTGCGTGAGCCTTGTCAACGTCATGGGACTGATTTTCCAAATCTGCGACGACTATCTCAACCTGTCCAACACTACGTACACCAAGAACAAAGGTCTTTGTGAAGACCTCACGGAGGGAAAGTTCTCCTTTCCCATCATCCATAGTATCCGCTCCAACCCCGGAAACCATCAGCTCCTCAGCATTCTCAAGCAAAAGAcgaaagatgaagaagtcaagcTGTATGCAGTCAGTTACATGGAAAGTACAGGCAGTTTCGCGCACACGCGGGACGTAGTCCGAGAATTGCGAGCCAAAGCACTGACCCTCATCCAAGCGATCGATGGTGATCAAGCAGATGGACGTGAGGACGGCGCCATGGTCCGGGCGATCCTCAACAAGATCACCGAATCGACACTGGGGGAGTGTGGTCCCCAGTAAGTTCAACGGACGATGATCAAGCGTCCATGCTCGGAGGTTATTCACCGCCATCcctggttggttggttggtcgaTTGCATGGGACCTCGTATTTATTATGCAGGATGTTGAAACGTGATACCTTTTAGCCTATTAATCAGATTGCCTTGTGATCTGAAACATTGTACTCATGGCGACTCTTAATACGAACtttgattttcttctttgcttctttttcttttccttgtcttCTAGCCCGTAACAAACAGAAACCAGAACATGTTAATCACTGAACGTCTAGATAGTACCGAATCCAATACACAGCCCCGGGGTATATGTTGTCTTCTGCCAAATGCCCAATTGCGCGAGAAGTCCAATGATCGGTCGTGTCTGCCCATGCACCCTTCTCTGTCTATACCAATCACACATTAGATCGTATCATATATAGGCCAAAAAAGTTACTCTTTTGCCAATAATTGTCATGCATCCAAGCGCGAATCTCCCTTCACATGACCACACAGCaagccttctccagcttATTAAGGATCTTAGGCAGAACCGCATTGACCACCTGCTCGATCTCATCCTGGTTACCCGCAccctgttgttgctgctgttgctgctgagaaCCAGaatactgctgctgttgcgaACCGGgatattgctgctgctgttgctgttgatgCGGGTGAGCATAGGTGCCCGACGaatactgctgctgctgctgagggtATTGCTGATAGTGAGGATGATTGGGCGTAGGGGCAGTGTCCATATCCGCCGGACCACCAGTCAGATTCACATAAATGCGCCCAGCGTTTTCCTCAGTCGCATACTGAAGACCAAGTTCCTGACAGACTTGCTCTACTCGGGgcttgatcttctggatATGGTTGGCCGAGTGGTTTCCTTTGCCGACGATCCTATTGAATGGCAGAAAGTTGGATGATTAGCGATTTGCGTCGAGAGTAAGGAAGAAGCCTGTGTAGTGTGTAACGTGAAAGGGAAGCTTACACATGGAGATGGTCCTGACCGTGCGCTTTCGCATACTTGATCCTCTCCTCTAGGATCTCCTCTGCCTCTTCGACAAATTGTCCGTGCAGATCGATGGTATCTGCCGCAACGCGCCCGTTGGCGTTGTTCTCACGGAAGATGAACTCCGACGCTTGCTTGTTGTATTCTTCCATCTTGCGACCGTGGGCTTTGCCTTGTTCGGAGAGCTCTTTGGCCTTGGCGCCATCGCCGCTGGAGTAGGCTTCCTGGGACTGGCCATTTGAATACTGGTTAGTTGTTTGTTCCTCTCAATTTGGCGAGTGGTTGGGTGGTTGCGGTAGTGGTTGTCAATGGCGTACCCGTTGGAAACATGAGTTGCGCTTTGAAGCTTCTTGTCTGGCTAGGTTGCGGAGACGGTCGTATTCGGCCTCTGCATCTTGGCTCTGATCGTGACTGAAGGCTTCGGTAACGGTGTGGTTAGTTTATTGGAGATTGTGGCTATGAAGGTCGGAAGGGATCTTACCCCGAGGGCCCATGTAGGACATTTCATGCTCATGCATTTTGACGGAAAGGGGTGTCTAGCGAAAGATGCAGGTTGCAATGATAACGACGGGGCGTATCTGCGACGGATAGTCAATCCGTACGGGTATTAGTCTGTATGCGATGTCCTCGGTCGCAAAAAAAAAGTGTAGCGCAAAACGCGAGGCTGTGAAGGAAGGCCGATCGCGCGAGTGGATGTTGCAGTCCCtgagagatggatggatcggGGATTGGATCCGTGGATGGATCAGTGGAGCGGCGATCGGATTGGCCGATGAGCCAGCCAGGGATCGTGGACGGAATCGCACATGAAAAAGGCTGGGCTGGATTGGAGATCCATGGTCTCCTCAGTTCATTCTTAGATAACTTCATGCGGTAGGCGACAATCTAGTTATCGGGTTGGAGTTGAGTGTCTTACTCTGCACGGTCTTCCTCAGTTCCTCCTTCGTATTGACAGGATGCACGGTCAGCCACCCCCATCACGAGTTACAACGGACTGGAACACTTTAGAAGGCTGTCAGCCCATTTCCGAGCTTACTGAGGATCCTGccgaccatcatcatccaccaatcCTTTACCCATTCGGCATTCTTGCAGCTGGACCCagaaatcatcatcatcacctccatcgGTTCTGCTCAGCATTGACCGTATTCCGCATTTCTCCCAGGTTATGCAACCGAATCAGTAAAAGCGTCTACATAATAAGGTGTCTATGCCAAGGTCACCAATCCAGTGAAGAGTGGAAACCAAGTCAATAGTCTGGCCATGCTCCATGCAAAGATGGGGATAAGTCCATTTCGAGCTGCCTTCTTAGGTTATCGGTCGACAGCGGCAGGAGTTCTCGATTGAAAGTATAAGCAGTCGCGACCCTCCAGGGGatatactaactaactaactatgtATAACTTGAGTTATTCATCACAATTAGTAACTAACTATAACCCAGAATGGTAGGAGAGAACATGTCAGGCAGCTCGCCACGAGGCCCTTTCCCCAGTCACAAAGGGGTGAaagatgtgatgtgatggtaAGGAGACGACAATCATCATGAATAATAGCGTGGGCGGTAAAAGCAAGCGACTAAGGCGACTAGACAGTGGAGAAGTTGGTCTCTAGTCGAGTTGCAGAACCACGGATTTCGGTTACCGACTTCCATTCCAGCAAGCAGCATCTGAGCAGATTCATCTTGCACGATTCAGGCGGGTCGTTCCGTCTGTGCATGTCCGGTGGCCATGGGAGGCAGCAGTGGCTGAatcctccttcatccatgGAAGTTGTTGTCACAGCATGAGCTGTTGCGATGGAAGAAGTACATACTAAAACCAAGAGGTTGCCACTGGACGAAACCACAAGCGTGTATCAGATGATATGATGAACAAACGAATGGGTCTTTGTGAATGCATGTTTCTCATCCATTTTCTCCCTTTTGTGCGGAGAAGCGATCGACGGGCAGTTGCAAGTGGAGTTTTACCATACGGTACCTGGCCGTAGGAACAGGAACGACAATATTCCTCCGTACGCTAATGCCCATCCCAATCTTGAGGCCAtccaccttttttttctttccacatGGTAGTCTAGAGCTGCAGTAGTAGACTAGCCTCCACTGGAATGCATTCTACCCCGTATATCATCACATCAGACATGCATGATTATTCCGCCACGTTTGATTCCTCAGAATGTTCTGCCTATGAATAGACACAAACTGCGTCACTAGCTCTATCAGCTCAAGCCTCTCAACTCTCAAGACATTCTGGAACAAGCCAACCGACCGCGTAACTTTGTGAGATGGCGCGGTGTACCTGGCGATCGGGCGCGCTGAGCGTGCCGGACCTCCACCGCGTGGTGGGCACCTGAAACTGCAGGCGCCCTGGTAAGTTGCACCCTTACCAGATTTAGCAACGGTCGGCTACTGCGAACTGTGGACGatgtcttctgctgctgctgctgtcgttGTCGTTATTACTGCTGCAGGATTAGTCTAGCCCGTTACTGATGAGCAgcagagacaagagagatCTGGGATGCATTTCGTCACCAGTGGAGGTCAGCGCTTAGTATGATTTGAAGAGTTTAAAAAACGCCTGATGGGCTGGCTGTCGAATGGCATCCCGGTCGCCAGGGCCATCTCCTACAGGTGCGCACTGCAGATCTGCGTCATCCGGAAATTAATTCATGCAACTGAATCATTAATCATAATATCTACGGTAACGACAGCCTTGGAACTACGTAGTTTGTAACTCTATATGGGATCTGGGTTTGGACCTCTTTGCTGTCTCATCACTGTATCATGTCTATCTTATGCTGCCGACTGGCAGTATCTATGACGCAGAGGATGGTgtggtagtagatagtactGTTGTAGTTGTGTCTGGGATGGGCTTTTCGGGACTGAAATGTAAGAGATGTATGAGACTATGCCTCTTCTGAACTGTGCTGGTCTTACCATCGGGAGAAGAATCCCAGTTGGAGCACAACAAACTTCGGACAGAGCAGACTCCTAAGTCAGAGAAGAGCCGGTCGTCGAAAAAGGGGAAGGCTACTCATTAGAATCGCAAGGCCATTGGATCGTGCTGGTTTTTCCTCCACTGCCACCCCTTACCAGCAGAGCCAATCAGCAGTCTATGACTGGGTCGCCATCGCATTTACCAAACGAGACGACTCCACTGCCCCTATTGAAGTGGTCCAGTCATCGTCACTCATAGGTTGGAACCGGGCCAGCTTATCGTTCCAGAAAAAAGCGGGAATGGTCAAtggcagaaagaagaaggagaaaaaagggaaaaaaggtttataaaaattttattggggaaaatcaaaatcaaaatcgaaaaagaagaggaagaacctTTCCTCAGGCTTCACCCCCCGATACTCACTTGGTACTAGAATAGTTTACTAGTAGACTAGCAGCAAGCAGGTACCGGCACCcggtaagtagtagtagtagtaatggaGTCGGCGTATCAGCCTGCTGCGTTCTCTCTAGTtcatcccctcttcctcagacTTCTCCCCAATCAATCCCTCCTTTTCCCGGGTTTCTGTCTGCTCTCCAGGCTAGTTCCCTCACACACGCTCTCTCGTTGCTCAACTTTTCTGGCACGCTCCCGGGACTGCCTCAGGATCTCATCTTGGCCCCTCTTTTTTCCGTTGCCCGACTCACTCACGCTGAAAGTCTGCCCCCCCTTACAACCTGTTGAGCTTAATCCTTTCCCTCCGGCCCTTCAGCCTCGCTCGCTTttaccctctctctctctcttttcttttccctttcgaTCTCTTGTCTCATCTAttcccacaccccccctcctcctcttcttcttcttcctttctcctcctttcaAACCCCAACTTTTTCACGGATTGGGATAGAACCAGCATATCCCTTTAGAATCCCTGGGTTTACTTCGTCCAATTCTTTTCTCCATTATTTTACTTCTCCTTTCGCTATCCTCTTCAGTCCCATTTCTCTGGATTATCCTTGTTGAAATCACCGCGATTGGTGTATTTCCCTGTTCCACCTTCCTTTCGCCTCCTTTCCGCCTACTAGTCCCAGACGCTCCGCGCTTATATTTGATTTTTCCCCTGCCGCCCGTTCCTTTGCGTCCGCTTGGCctttagtaataatatcatCCCCGGCTTAattccattcttctctttctcctcctctcagTTGGAGTTTGATATATCAAGTTTTCGAGCAAAGTGAGTGGCCCTTTTCACGTCGTTgttcccttttcctcctcgcgCTTCCTCTCTGCCCCGgaatccctccccccatGGTGGACGGTGCTCCCAAGCCTTCCGGTTGATGCATCAGCTGCACCTCCTTGCGTCAGCACGATCTCTGGGCCTGGGGGAGACTGCTGCCTTTTGGTTCTGATCCTCTTCCGACACTCAAAAATCAAATCGTGCATCGTTCATTCGATTGTTTTTCTTGGGGTGTCCGATAGTGGTTCTTTCCGCGTACACCCACGGTCGACGGGGCAAGGGGCTGGCCGGATCCCACTTTTACAATACACGGAGAATTCGCTTCCATGGCTGACTGACATCTTTCCCTACGGACAGGCTCGTTACTCTTGACGTTCACTACCACCCGCCCACCCAACTCCGTCCCCCCGCTACACATTAGACTTTTCATCCATCACTCCCACGTTCATTAATCGCCGCCAAAATGGGTTGTGGAATGAGTACTGAAgacaaggagggcaaggcCCGTAacgaggagattgagaacCAGCTCAAGCGGGACAAGATGATGCAGCGCAACGAGATTAAGATGCTGTTGCTCGGTAtgcgctctctctctctaccccCGTGCAGGTTTCGCGCTGGGACGCAAGATTAACGATGTCTTGAACAGGTGCTGGAGAGTCCGGAAAATCGACCATTCTCAAGCAGATGAAGCTGATCCACGAGGGCAGCTACTCCCGCGATGAGCGTGAGTCCTTCAAGGAAATCATCTACAGCAACACCGTCCAGTCTATGCGCGTCATCTTGGAGGCTATGGAGTCGCTGGAGCTGCCTCTGGAGGATGCTCGCAACGAGTACCACGTCCAGACCGTCTTCATGCAGCCTGCTCAGATCGAGGGCGACAACCTGCCCCCGGAGGTCGGCAATGCCATTGGTGCTCTGTGGCGCGACAGCGGTGTTCAGGAGTGCTTCAAGCGGTCTCGTGAATACCAGCTGAACGACTCCGCCAAGTAGTAAGTGCCGCATCTGTCTCGGGCTCGTCAGGAGCCTCTGTTAACCGATTTCTTAGCTACTTCGATGCCATCGACCGTATCGCGCAGCCTGACTACCTCCCCACCGACCAGGATGTCCTCCGCTCTCGTGTCAAGACCACCGGTATCACCGAGACTACTTTCATCATCGGTGATTTGACCTACCGCATGTTCGACGTCGGTGGCCAGCGTTCGGAACGTAAGAAGTGGATCCACTGCTTCGAGAACGTCACCACGATCCTTTTCCTGGTCGCCATCTCCGAATACGACCAGCTGTTGTTCGAGGACGAGACCGTCAACCGTATGCAGGAAGCGCTTACCCTGTTCGACTCCATCTGCAACTCCCGGTGGTTCGTCAAGACTTccatcattctcttcctgaaCAAGATCGATCgtttcaaggagaagctgcCCGTCAGCCCTATGAAGAACTACTTCCCCGACTACGAGGGTGGTGCCGACTACGCCGCCGCCTGCGACTACATCCTCAACCGCTTTGTCTCTCTCAACCAAGccgagcagaagcagattTACACTCACTTCACATGTGCTACGGATACCACACAGATCCGTTTCGTCATGGCCGCAGTTAACGGTATGTTCCGCACACTCATCGAACCGTTTCATGCCCAGATACTGACTCCCAttagacatcatcatccaagaaAACCTGAGACTGTGTGGTCTGATCTAATGACCGGTATATTTCGCTCGAGTGAGAACTTCTCGACATTTAGACCGTATGCTATGTGACTTGTAATCTTGtctgttttgctttttgccaTACCATGTCGCACTCTGTTCTTTTTATTCCTCCCTTTTGAGAGATCCTGGCGTTGAGACATTCACTTGTCTATTTTACTAATTCCCTATTTCCTTTGTCTTGAAATGATATCTAGCCGGCTCTTTGTTATCAGCATTACCGATATCCATCCCATGACACAGAGCAGGAGTTGTTTTACCTTTGCACTTTCtattctgtttctcttctctgtgAGCAGCGGGTCATCTGTGGTTCCATCGgaatttatagatttatcaGAGCCCGTGCTTGCgtgtcttcttttctcctttatttacttatatggGATTCCCGCGTCGTTTTCTGGTCTACCTCCCTCCGTGTTCGCGTtaccctccaccccctctttccgcttttcctttttcatcctgtgtcttctttccccagcTGGATATCCCATCATCTCTTGGTGCCCCTCGTCCGCAATTCTGTGTGTAACCATATATCACGCATTCTTCCATATGGGTCTCACGTGCATTGGAGGGCAATGAACGACGACAAGGCCACGGGCACGGGAGATTGACAGGGTACGCTGAATATCATGTCTTTTCCTCATGTGTCATGCCGGGTCGGTCATTGGGTTATAGTCAGAGTTAAGGATTGTGAAATATATCTTCTGTTAAAAATGTGTTTTCGCGTAGAGTCGGTGTACATTAGAACTAATAAAAGTGTTTAACAATGTTTTATCAATTATCAGCATGTATCTACACCAAGTGTCCAGGTTCTAGGCCCAGGTCCAGCTTCAATATCCGCCCAGCggataataatactatctactaactAGTGGTACTCGgcactccctccctccccaatgGACACTCACATTCcccagaaagaaaatcaaaaccTCAGCTTTGGCCCCAAGAACACAATCAGAATAGCTACCAGCCACATCCCAAAAATCCACGCATACAACATCATCCGTCCCCACCAGCCCTTCCCCTCCGtcatcctccgcaacatGCCCATACGCTGCTCCGCGACCTTCATGTTCCCGGCCGTGCGatcaatcccatccaccGCGCGAGCCAGCACCgacttctccgcctccagGGAGGAGTGGAACGTCTGCGCCGAAGTCTTCAGCTGCGTTGCTAGCGCAAGCATAGACGATGTCAGATCTTCCTGTTCCGCGCGATGAGATGACAGCGTCTCTTCTGTCGCGTGTAATCGAGAGTCTGAGGATTGCtgtggggaaggagggtTCTTCTGGAGAGAGGATCCGGTTGCGCTGGCTGTTGCcgtggagggggtggttgtgggtgCGTGTGATCTGTTTCGGAGAGTTGATGGTTGTTCTTGTGTCGGGGCGGGAGTGGCTTCTGCTGTTTGGGAGGGTGGTTCGGTGGTCATTGGTGGTGCggatggggtgttggtggcggatgctgttgttgttgtcgttgttgttggctcTTT belongs to Aspergillus luchuensis IFO 4308 DNA, chromosome 3, nearly complete sequence and includes:
- a CDS encoding uncharacterized protein (COG:S;~EggNog:ENOG410PTBQ;~InterPro:IPR019150;~TransMembrane:1 (i315-338o);~antiSMASH:Cluster_3.2); the encoded protein is MTLTAYSSYPDSPDLAALNLSRLVARLEHNLLSSSADLKPLRQSEYQRMRVGANIDYARTNLQTLERTLPQIKPTDRRNDLQSDLARQRQVLKQLQNVLDEISSSQAEPQSDDDEEEDDSLDGEDLLGTPDEGSTTDEQLEHEEKDRDIVPHDKEPTTTTTTTASATNTPSAPPMTTEPPSQTAEATPAPTQEQPSTLRNRSHAPTTTPSTATASATGSSLQKNPPSPQQSSDSRLHATEETLSSHRAEQEDLTSSMLALATQLKTSAQTFHSSLEAEKSVLARAVDGIDRTAGNMKVAEQRMGMLRRMTEGKGWWGRMMLYAWIFGMWLVAILIVFLGPKLRF
- a CDS encoding cell division control protein 14 (COG:S;~EggNog:ENOG410PKM8;~InterPro:IPR012535;~PFAM:PF08045;~antiSMASH:Cluster_3.2); the protein is MEALLAHSFDYLSSYEPSKVRKGLRQVEGLLAQICLSKTKRPASDKRRSLLSFGAPQPVPKSLAELRDDPAFREFFKLQEGFQWNVAMRLVTCLEHLLGRGSNGTNDLLIVSTLDLIQGVLLLHPPSRTLFAREIYMNLLLDLLDPINCPAIQSATLLTLVTALLDHPANTRTFEELDGLLTVTSLFKQRATSREVKLKLVEFLYFYLMPETPMIPTSAASAPNTAVLGHQRSPSKLGVSPVSRSVNVPGAHSGGKAHRDTRTTDEKQALLGRYLNNVEDLVEDLKETAPFGATVY
- the BTS1 gene encoding FPP/GGPP synthase family protein (COG:H;~EggNog:ENOG410PG5T;~InterPro:IPR033749,IPR008949,IPR000092;~PFAM:PF00348;~SMCOG1182:Polyprenyl synthetase;~antiSMASH:Cluster_3.2;~go_process: GO:0008299 - isoprenoid biosynthetic process [Evidence IEA]), with protein sequence MSAGPVPEISASGPPHPELYSLAGSSIDGTGAASLGKPDLLVSPAMDHASSNDDGLATNTNHSRMHNRNRSSVDGTKYKDGQWSPENERIVMGPYDYMLQHPGKDIRRQLINAFNMWLKVPPESLSIITKVVAMLHTASLLIDDVEDNSILRRGIPVAHNIYGTAQTINSANYVYFLALQEVQKLNNPAAIDIYVQELLNLHRGQGMDLFWRDTLTCPSEDEYLEMVGNKTGGLFRLAVKLMQAESSSGKDCVSLVNVMGLIFQICDDYLNLSNTTYTKNKGLCEDLTEGKFSFPIIHSIRSNPGNHQLLSILKQKTKDEEVKLYAVSYMESTGSFAHTRDVVRELRAKALTLIQAIDGDQADGREDGAMVRAILNKITESTLGECGPQ
- the gpaA gene encoding guanine nucleotide-binding protein subunit alpha gpaA (COG:D,T;~EggNog:ENOG410PHS2;~InterPro:IPR002975,IPR027417,IPR011025,IPR001019;~PFAM:PF00503,PF00025;~antiSMASH:Cluster_3.2;~go_component: GO:0005834 - heterotrimeric G-protein complex [Evidence IEA];~go_function: GO:0001664 - G protein-coupled receptor binding [Evidence IEA];~go_function: GO:0003924 - GTPase activity [Evidence IEA];~go_function: GO:0005525 - GTP binding [Evidence IEA];~go_function: GO:0019001 - guanyl nucleotide binding [Evidence IEA];~go_function: GO:0031683 - G-protein beta/gamma-subunit complex binding [Evidence IEA];~go_process: GO:0007165 - signal transduction [Evidence IEA];~go_process: GO:0007186 - G protein-coupled receptor signaling pathway [Evidence IEA]), which codes for MGCGMSTEDKEGKARNEEIENQLKRDKMMQRNEIKMLLLGAGESGKSTILKQMKLIHEGSYSRDERESFKEIIYSNTVQSMRVILEAMESLELPLEDARNEYHVQTVFMQPAQIEGDNLPPEVGNAIGALWRDSGVQECFKRSREYQLNDSAKYYFDAIDRIAQPDYLPTDQDVLRSRVKTTGITETTFIIGDLTYRMFDVGGQRSERKKWIHCFENVTTILFLVAISEYDQLLFEDETVNRMQEALTLFDSICNSRWFVKTSIILFLNKIDRFKEKLPVSPMKNYFPDYEGGADYAAACDYILNRFVSLNQAEQKQIYTHFTCATDTTQIRFVMAAVNDIIIQENLRLCGLI
- a CDS encoding Smr domain-containing protein (COG:L;~EggNog:ENOG410PN5B;~InterPro:IPR036063,IPR002625;~PFAM:PF01713;~antiSMASH:Cluster_3.2) gives rise to the protein MEEYNKQASEFIFRENNANGRVAADTIDLHGQFVEEAEEILEERIKYAKAHGQDHLHVIVGKGNHSANHIQKIKPRVEQVCQELGLQYATEENAGRIYVNLTGGPADMDTAPTPNHPHYQQYPQQQQQYSSGTYAHPHQQQQQQQYPGSQQQQYSGSQQQQQQQQGAGNQDEIEQVVNAVLPKILNKLEKACCVVM